A window of Melopsittacus undulatus isolate bMelUnd1 chromosome 2, bMelUnd1.mat.Z, whole genome shotgun sequence contains these coding sequences:
- the ASB11 gene encoding ankyrin repeat and SOCS box protein 11 isoform X1 has protein sequence MEGTSIFHSFTNIYFAIFALFCFKLLIKISLALLTHFYIVKGNRKEAARIAEEIYGIVPGSWADRSPLHEAAFQGRLLSLKTLIAQGFNVNLLTTDRVSALHEACLGGHVACAKVLLENGAQVNAVTIDGITPLFNACCSGSAACVNMLLEFGAKPQFRNHLPSPIHEAVKRGHRECMEILLAHEVDIDQEDLQHGTPLYVACTYQRTDCVKKLLELGANVNMGKRLDTPLHAAARKSNVEVVVLLTDYGANPKCRNAEHKCALDLAIPNSKVEQALLLREGPASLAQLCRLCIRKHLGRSCLYAVRKLHLPEPLENFLLYR, from the exons ATGGAGGGCACTTCTATATTCCATAGTTTCACTAACatttattttgccatttttgctttgttttgcttcaagCTTTTAATTAAGATTTCCTTGGCTTTGCTGACCCATTTCTACATTGTTAAGGGCAACAGAAAAGAGGCTGCCAGGATAGCAGAAGAGATCTATGGAATAGTTCCAG GCAGCTGGGCCGACCGATCCCCTCTTCATGAGGCTGCCTTCCAAGGACGCCTCCTGTCTTTGAAAACCTTGATTGCACAG GGTTTCAACGTGAACCTGCTGACAACGGATCGTGTGTCAGCTCTCCATGAGGCCTGCCTCGGTGGCCACGTTGCCTGTGCAAAGGTGTTGCTGGAGAACGGCGCTCAG GTCAATGCAGTCACCATTGATGGGATCACTCCTCTGTTTAATGCTTGCTGCAGCGGCAGCGCAGCCTGTGTCAACATGCTGCTTGAATTTGGAGCCAAGCCGCAGTTTAGGAACCACCTTCCTTCACCCATTCATGAAGCGGTCAAGAGAG GTCACAGGGAGTGCATGGAGATCCTTCTGGCCCATGAAGTTGATATTGACCAAGAAGACTTGCAGCATGGGACCCCGCTCTATGTGGCTTGCACATACCAGAGAACAGACTGTGTCAAAAAGCTTTTGGAGCTAG GAGCCAATGTTAACATGGGGAAGCGATTAGACACCCCCCTCCATGCAGCAGCAAGGAAATCTAACGTGGAGGTAGTCGTCTTGCTGACAGACTACGGTGCTAACCCAAAATGCAGAAATGCCGAACACAAATGTGCCCTGGATCTTGCCATACCAAACAGCAAAGTGGAACAGGCACTTTTGCTTCGGGAAG GTCCTGCAAGCCTTGCCCAGCTGTGCCGGTTGTGTATCAGAAAACATCTGGGTCGGTCGTGCCTATATGCAGTCCGCAAGCTGCACCTGCCTGAGCCGCTTGAGAACTTTCTCCTTTATCGATAA
- the ASB11 gene encoding ankyrin repeat and SOCS box protein 11 isoform X2 encodes MEGTSIFHSFTNIYFAIFALFCFKLLIKISLALLTHFYIVKGNRKEAARIAEEIYGIVPGSWADRSPLHEAAFQGRLLSLKTLIAQACLGGHVACAKVLLENGAQVNAVTIDGITPLFNACCSGSAACVNMLLEFGAKPQFRNHLPSPIHEAVKRGHRECMEILLAHEVDIDQEDLQHGTPLYVACTYQRTDCVKKLLELGANVNMGKRLDTPLHAAARKSNVEVVVLLTDYGANPKCRNAEHKCALDLAIPNSKVEQALLLREGPASLAQLCRLCIRKHLGRSCLYAVRKLHLPEPLENFLLYR; translated from the exons ATGGAGGGCACTTCTATATTCCATAGTTTCACTAACatttattttgccatttttgctttgttttgcttcaagCTTTTAATTAAGATTTCCTTGGCTTTGCTGACCCATTTCTACATTGTTAAGGGCAACAGAAAAGAGGCTGCCAGGATAGCAGAAGAGATCTATGGAATAGTTCCAG GCAGCTGGGCCGACCGATCCCCTCTTCATGAGGCTGCCTTCCAAGGACGCCTCCTGTCTTTGAAAACCTTGATTGCACAG GCCTGCCTCGGTGGCCACGTTGCCTGTGCAAAGGTGTTGCTGGAGAACGGCGCTCAG GTCAATGCAGTCACCATTGATGGGATCACTCCTCTGTTTAATGCTTGCTGCAGCGGCAGCGCAGCCTGTGTCAACATGCTGCTTGAATTTGGAGCCAAGCCGCAGTTTAGGAACCACCTTCCTTCACCCATTCATGAAGCGGTCAAGAGAG GTCACAGGGAGTGCATGGAGATCCTTCTGGCCCATGAAGTTGATATTGACCAAGAAGACTTGCAGCATGGGACCCCGCTCTATGTGGCTTGCACATACCAGAGAACAGACTGTGTCAAAAAGCTTTTGGAGCTAG GAGCCAATGTTAACATGGGGAAGCGATTAGACACCCCCCTCCATGCAGCAGCAAGGAAATCTAACGTGGAGGTAGTCGTCTTGCTGACAGACTACGGTGCTAACCCAAAATGCAGAAATGCCGAACACAAATGTGCCCTGGATCTTGCCATACCAAACAGCAAAGTGGAACAGGCACTTTTGCTTCGGGAAG GTCCTGCAAGCCTTGCCCAGCTGTGCCGGTTGTGTATCAGAAAACATCTGGGTCGGTCGTGCCTATATGCAGTCCGCAAGCTGCACCTGCCTGAGCCGCTTGAGAACTTTCTCCTTTATCGATAA
- the ASB11 gene encoding ankyrin repeat and SOCS box protein 11 isoform X3, whose translation MSLTPGKGRCAVYGNYICHMFQGGSWADRSPLHEAAFQGRLLSLKTLIAQGFNVNLLTTDRVSALHEACLGGHVACAKVLLENGAQVNAVTIDGITPLFNACCSGSAACVNMLLEFGAKPQFRNHLPSPIHEAVKRGHRECMEILLAHEVDIDQEDLQHGTPLYVACTYQRTDCVKKLLELGANVNMGKRLDTPLHAAARKSNVEVVVLLTDYGANPKCRNAEHKCALDLAIPNSKVEQALLLREGPASLAQLCRLCIRKHLGRSCLYAVRKLHLPEPLENFLLYR comes from the exons ATGTCACTCACACCTGGGAAGGGAAGATGTGCCGTGTATGGGAACTATATTTGCCACATGTTTCAGGGAG GCAGCTGGGCCGACCGATCCCCTCTTCATGAGGCTGCCTTCCAAGGACGCCTCCTGTCTTTGAAAACCTTGATTGCACAG GGTTTCAACGTGAACCTGCTGACAACGGATCGTGTGTCAGCTCTCCATGAGGCCTGCCTCGGTGGCCACGTTGCCTGTGCAAAGGTGTTGCTGGAGAACGGCGCTCAG GTCAATGCAGTCACCATTGATGGGATCACTCCTCTGTTTAATGCTTGCTGCAGCGGCAGCGCAGCCTGTGTCAACATGCTGCTTGAATTTGGAGCCAAGCCGCAGTTTAGGAACCACCTTCCTTCACCCATTCATGAAGCGGTCAAGAGAG GTCACAGGGAGTGCATGGAGATCCTTCTGGCCCATGAAGTTGATATTGACCAAGAAGACTTGCAGCATGGGACCCCGCTCTATGTGGCTTGCACATACCAGAGAACAGACTGTGTCAAAAAGCTTTTGGAGCTAG GAGCCAATGTTAACATGGGGAAGCGATTAGACACCCCCCTCCATGCAGCAGCAAGGAAATCTAACGTGGAGGTAGTCGTCTTGCTGACAGACTACGGTGCTAACCCAAAATGCAGAAATGCCGAACACAAATGTGCCCTGGATCTTGCCATACCAAACAGCAAAGTGGAACAGGCACTTTTGCTTCGGGAAG GTCCTGCAAGCCTTGCCCAGCTGTGCCGGTTGTGTATCAGAAAACATCTGGGTCGGTCGTGCCTATATGCAGTCCGCAAGCTGCACCTGCCTGAGCCGCTTGAGAACTTTCTCCTTTATCGATAA
- the PIGA gene encoding phosphatidylinositol N-acetylglucosaminyltransferase subunit A: MSAGVPEGCAHSVCMVSDFFYPNMGGVESHVYQLSQCLIERGHKVLVVTHAYGQRKGVRYLTNGLKVYYLPLKVMYNQSTATTLFHSLPLLRYIFVRERVTIVHAHSSFSAMAHDALFHAKTMGLRTVFTDHSLFGFADVSSVLTNKLLTVSLCDTNHIICVSYTSKENTVLRAALDPRIVSVIPNAVDPTDFTPDMSKRDDATITIVVVSRLVYRKGIDLLSGIIPELCQKYPELHFLVGGEGPKRIILEEVRERYQLHDRVRLLGALEHQDVRNVLVQGHIFLNTSLTEAFCMAIVEAASCGLQVVSTRVGGIPEVLPEDLIILCEPSVKSLCDGLEKAIAQLRAGTLPSPETVHNKVKTFYTWRNIAERTEKVYDRVADEVVLPMDERLNRLMSHCGPVTGYIFALFAVLNFLFLAFLRWMTPDSVIDVAIDATGPKSAWTKQYFLGKKRKR, translated from the exons ATGTCGGCCGGGGTCCCGGAGGGGTGTGCGCACAGCGTCTGTATGGTGTCGGACTTCTTCTACCCCAACATGGGCGGCGTGGAGAGCCATGTGTACCAGCTGTCGCAGTGCCTCATCGAGCGGGGCCACAAGGTCCTGGTGGTCACCCACGCCTATGGCCAGCGGAAGGGTGTCCGCTACCTCACCAACGGGCTGAAAGTGTATTACTTGCCCCTCAAGGTCATGTACAACCAGTCCACCGCAACGACACTCTTCCATAGCCTGCCTTTGCTCAGGTACATATTTGTGCGGGAGAGGGTCACCATTGTCCATGCCCACAGCTCCTTCTCTGCCATGGCCCATGATGCCCTCTTCCATGCCAAGACCATGGGGCTGCGAACGGTGTTCACAGACCATTCCCTCTTTGGGTTTGCGGACGTCAGCTCAGTGCTTACCAACAAACTTCTGACAGTGTCCCTGTGTGATACCAACCACATCATATGCGTCTCCTACACGAGTAAGGAAAATACGGTGCTGCGAGCAGCTCTGGACCCTCGGATAGTCTCTGTCATCCCCAACGCTGTCGATCCCACTGACTTCACTCCAGACATGTCAAAGAGGGATGATGCTACAATAACAATCGTGGTTGTCAGCAGACTTGTATACAGAAAAg GTATAGATTTACTTAGTGGTATAATTCCTGAGCTCTGTCAGAAATATCCAGAGTTACATTTCTTAGTTGGAGGAGAAGGACCAAAGCGAATCATACTGGAAGAAGTCCGAGAAAGATACCAGCTGCACGACAG GGTGCGCCTCCTAGGAGCCTTGGAGCACCAGGATGTTAGAAATGTCCTAGTCCAGGGACACATTTTTCTCAACACTTCCCTCACTGAGGCCTTTTGTATGGCAATTGTGGAAGCAGCAAGCTGTGGTTTAcag GTGGTGAGTACAAGAGTTGGAGGGATTCCTGAGGTGCTTCCAGAAGATCTCATTATTCTATGTGAACCCTCTGTGAAATCTCTGTGTGATGGATTAGAAAAAGCTATTGCCCAACTTAGAGCAGGAACACTACCATCTCCAGAAACTGTTCATAATAAAGTAAAGACATTTTATACATGGAGGAATATAGCAGAGAGAACTGAGAAA GTGTATGACAGGGTTGCAGATGAAGTGGTTTTACCAATGGATGAACGACTTAACAGACTTATGTCTCACTGTGGCCCAGTGACTGGGtatatttttgctctttttgctgttttgaacTTCCTTTTCTTGGCATTTCTGAGGTGGATGACTCCAGATTCCGTTATTGATGTTGCAATAGATGCCACAGGACCTAAAAGTGCATGGActaaacagtattttttggggaaaaaaaggaagcgTTAA